From Aerosticca soli, a single genomic window includes:
- a CDS encoding 30S ribosomal protein THX, with protein MGKGDRKTLRGKIFRGSYGNCRPHHPVRPAVAGSKPVVTKPAVAKKAAPRRKSA; from the coding sequence ATGGGCAAGGGTGACCGCAAGACCCTGCGCGGCAAGATCTTTCGCGGCAGCTACGGCAATTGTCGCCCGCACCATCCGGTACGTCCGGCGGTGGCCGGCAGCAAGCCGGTCGTGACCAAGCCGGCCGTGGCCAAGAAGGCAGCGCCGCGCCGCAAATCCGCCTGA